The proteins below are encoded in one region of Aeromonas veronii:
- the mioC gene encoding FMN-binding protein MioC — MAKLNLVVGSMLGAAEYVADHVASLLEQGGHQSRIHNPANLTDVLAEPDTILLVITSTHGAGDVPDNLQPFAKDLAEQRPDLGGLKYGVIALGDSSYDTFCQGGKTLDSLLRECGANRIGDRLEIDVTQHEIPEDAAEAWIQDWMALIA, encoded by the coding sequence ATGGCCAAACTCAATCTCGTCGTCGGCTCCATGCTGGGGGCCGCCGAATATGTCGCCGATCATGTTGCCAGTCTGCTGGAACAGGGCGGACATCAATCCAGGATCCACAACCCGGCCAACCTGACCGATGTGCTGGCAGAGCCGGATACGATCCTGCTGGTGATCACCTCCACCCATGGTGCCGGCGATGTCCCCGACAACCTGCAGCCCTTCGCCAAGGATCTTGCCGAGCAGCGACCGGATCTCGGTGGGTTGAAATATGGTGTCATTGCCTTGGGTGACAGCAGCTATGACACCTTCTGCCAGGGCGGCAAGACTCTGGATAGCCTGCTGAGAGAGTGTGGCGCCAACCGGATCGGGGATCGCCTCGAGATCGACGTGACCCAGCATGAAATTCCGGAAGATGCCGCCGAAGCCTGGATCCAGGACTGGATGGCATTGATCGCATAA
- the mnmG gene encoding tRNA uridine-5-carboxymethylaminomethyl(34) synthesis enzyme MnmG: MQYHEQFDVIVVGGGHAGTEAATAAARMGLNTLLLTHNIDTLGHMSCNPAIGGIGKGHLVKEVDALGGIMAQAIDLGGIQFRTLNSSKGPAVRATRAQADRLLYKAVVRQTLENYPNLKIFQQACDDLVMDGDRVAGVVTQSGIRISGKTVVLTVGTFLNGLIHIGMDNYKGGRAGDPPSIALAQRLREMPLRIDRLKTGTPPRIDARTVDFSVMQQQHGDNPRPVFSFIGDASLHPRQVPCYVTHTNEQTHEVIRNNLDRSPMYAGVIEGIGPRYCPSIEDKITRFADKTAHQIFVEPEGLTTHELYPNGISTSLPFDVQVQIVRSIRGFENAHITRPGYAIEYDFFDPRDLKANMESKCIENLFFAGQINGTTGYEEAAAQGLMAGLNAGLRAQGKEAWHPRRDQAYMGVMMDDLSTLGTREPYRMFTSRAEYRLLLREDNADLRLTAIGRELGLVDDERWSKFNAKMELVEQERQRMRSTWIHPQHPSLEAVNALVNTPLTREQSLEELLRRPEVTYDALMAIDGVGPALADPAAADQVEIQIKYAGYIERQHDEVEKQLRNENTLLPLDMNYRDVNGLSNEVIAKLNDAKPETIGQASRISGITPAAISILLVHLKKHGLLRKTA; encoded by the coding sequence ATGCAATACCATGAACAATTTGATGTGATCGTCGTCGGTGGCGGTCACGCAGGCACCGAAGCTGCCACAGCGGCTGCCCGTATGGGCCTTAATACGCTGTTGCTGACTCACAACATCGATACCCTGGGACACATGTCTTGCAACCCGGCGATCGGCGGGATCGGTAAAGGACACCTGGTCAAGGAAGTTGACGCCCTCGGCGGGATCATGGCGCAAGCCATCGATCTTGGCGGGATCCAGTTCCGTACCCTCAACTCCTCCAAGGGCCCGGCCGTGCGTGCCACCCGTGCGCAGGCGGATCGTCTGCTTTACAAGGCCGTGGTACGCCAGACGCTGGAGAACTATCCGAACCTGAAGATCTTCCAGCAAGCCTGTGATGATCTCGTCATGGACGGGGATCGGGTTGCCGGCGTGGTCACCCAGAGCGGGATCCGCATCAGCGGCAAGACGGTGGTGCTCACCGTAGGCACCTTCCTGAATGGCTTGATCCATATCGGCATGGATAACTACAAAGGCGGCCGCGCCGGGGATCCTCCCTCGATCGCCTTGGCCCAGCGCCTGCGGGAAATGCCGCTGCGCATCGACAGACTCAAGACTGGCACGCCGCCGCGCATCGATGCCCGCACCGTCGATTTTTCCGTCATGCAGCAGCAACACGGTGACAATCCCCGTCCCGTCTTCTCCTTCATCGGCGATGCCAGCCTGCACCCGCGTCAGGTCCCCTGCTATGTCACCCATACCAACGAGCAGACCCACGAAGTGATCCGCAACAATCTGGATCGCAGCCCCATGTACGCCGGAGTGATCGAGGGGATAGGCCCGCGCTACTGCCCGTCCATCGAAGACAAGATCACCCGTTTTGCCGACAAGACGGCGCACCAGATCTTCGTGGAACCGGAGGGGCTGACTACCCACGAACTCTATCCAAACGGGATCTCCACCAGCCTGCCGTTCGATGTGCAGGTGCAGATCGTCCGTTCGATCCGCGGTTTCGAGAATGCCCACATCACTCGTCCCGGCTACGCCATCGAGTACGACTTCTTCGATCCCAGGGATCTCAAGGCGAACATGGAGAGCAAGTGCATCGAAAACCTGTTCTTCGCCGGCCAGATCAACGGCACCACGGGCTATGAAGAAGCTGCCGCCCAGGGTCTGATGGCCGGTCTCAACGCCGGTCTGCGCGCTCAGGGCAAGGAAGCCTGGCACCCACGCCGGGATCAGGCCTACATGGGCGTGATGATGGACGATCTCTCCACCTTGGGGACTCGCGAGCCGTATCGCATGTTCACCAGCCGCGCCGAATACCGGTTGCTGCTGCGGGAAGACAACGCCGACCTGCGTCTGACCGCGATCGGTCGCGAGCTGGGTCTGGTGGATGATGAGCGCTGGAGCAAGTTCAACGCCAAGATGGAACTGGTGGAGCAGGAGCGCCAGCGGATGCGTTCGACCTGGATCCACCCGCAGCATCCGTCGCTGGAAGCGGTCAATGCCCTGGTCAACACCCCGCTCACCCGCGAGCAGAGCCTGGAAGAGCTGCTGCGTCGTCCCGAGGTGACCTATGATGCGCTGATGGCCATCGATGGGGTGGGTCCGGCGCTGGCGGATCCTGCCGCAGCCGATCAGGTGGAGATCCAGATCAAATACGCCGGCTACATCGAGCGTCAGCACGACGAGGTGGAGAAGCAGCTTCGCAACGAGAACACCCTGTTGCCGCTGGACATGAACTACCGCGATGTGAACGGCCTCTCCAACGAGGTGATCGCCAAGCTCAACGATGCCAAGCCAGAGACCATAGGTCAGGCCTCCCGCATCTCCGGCATCACCCCGGCCGCCATCTCCATTCTGCTGGTTCACCTGAAAAAGCACGGTTTGCTGCGCAAAACCGCCTGA
- the atpF gene encoding F0F1 ATP synthase subunit B yields the protein MNINATLLGQAVAFFIFVVFCMKYVWPPLIAAIEARQKEIADGLSSAERAKKDLDLAKANATDQLKEAKLQAAEIIDQANKRKAQIIDEAAVGAQAEREKILAQGRAEIEAERHRAKEELRKQVAALAIAGAEKILARQIDQAANSDIVDKLVAEL from the coding sequence GTGAATATCAACGCCACCCTCCTCGGCCAAGCAGTTGCTTTTTTCATCTTCGTAGTATTTTGCATGAAGTACGTATGGCCGCCGCTGATCGCTGCCATCGAAGCCCGTCAGAAAGAAATCGCTGACGGCCTATCTTCTGCAGAACGTGCCAAGAAAGATCTGGATTTGGCCAAGGCCAACGCCACCGATCAGCTGAAAGAAGCCAAGCTTCAGGCTGCCGAAATCATCGATCAGGCCAACAAACGCAAGGCACAGATCATCGATGAGGCCGCTGTTGGAGCCCAAGCTGAGCGGGAAAAAATCCTGGCTCAGGGCCGTGCAGAGATCGAAGCTGAACGTCATCGTGCCAAAGAAGAACTGCGCAAGCAGGTTGCTGCTCTTGCCATCGCGGGTGCAGAGAAGATCCTGGCACGCCAAATCGACCAGGCTGCCAACAGCGACATCGTCGACAAACTGGTAGCAGAACTGTAA
- the atpA gene encoding F0F1 ATP synthase subunit alpha yields the protein MQLNSTEIAELIKQRIAQFDVKSEARNEGTIVSVSDGIIRIHGLADAMQGEMIELPGNRYALALNLERDSVGAVVMGPYANLAEGMKVKGTGRILEVPVGRGLLGRVVNTLGQPIDGKGPVDNDGFSPIEVIAPGVIERKSVDQPVQTGLKAIDAMIPIGRGQRELIIGDRQVGKTAIAIDTIINQKDSGIKCVYVAIGQKASTIANVVRKLEEHGALANTVVVVASASEAAALQYLAPYAGCSMGEYFRDRGEDALIIYDDLSKQAVAYRQISLLLRRPPGREAYPGDVFYLHSRLLERAARVNAEYVEKFTNGEVKGQTGSLTALPIIETQAGDVSAFVPTNVISITDGQIFLTSQLFNSGIRPAVDPGISVSRVGGAAQTKIVKKLSGGIRTALAQYRELAAFAQFSSDLDDATRKQLDHGQKVTELMKQKQYSPMSVAQQALVLFAAEKGYLADVELNKIVDFEAALLSYANTQHGSLMADINAKADYNDEIVGKLTALLDDFKATQTW from the coding sequence ATGCAACTGAATTCCACTGAAATCGCCGAGCTGATCAAGCAGCGCATTGCGCAGTTTGATGTGAAAAGCGAAGCGCGTAACGAAGGTACCATCGTCTCCGTAAGTGACGGTATCATTCGTATCCACGGCCTGGCCGATGCCATGCAAGGTGAGATGATCGAGCTGCCGGGCAACCGCTACGCTCTGGCATTGAACCTGGAGCGTGACTCCGTTGGTGCCGTAGTAATGGGTCCCTATGCCAACCTGGCGGAAGGGATGAAAGTCAAAGGGACTGGCCGCATTCTGGAAGTGCCGGTCGGTCGTGGTCTGTTGGGCCGGGTGGTCAACACCCTGGGTCAGCCGATCGACGGTAAAGGCCCGGTCGACAACGATGGCTTCTCGCCGATTGAAGTCATCGCACCTGGCGTTATCGAGCGTAAGTCTGTTGACCAGCCAGTCCAGACCGGCCTGAAAGCCATCGATGCCATGATCCCTATCGGTCGTGGCCAGCGTGAGCTGATCATCGGTGACCGTCAGGTTGGTAAGACCGCCATCGCGATCGATACAATCATCAACCAGAAAGATTCCGGCATTAAGTGTGTCTACGTTGCGATTGGCCAGAAGGCCTCCACCATCGCCAACGTGGTGCGCAAGCTGGAAGAGCACGGCGCCCTGGCCAACACCGTCGTGGTGGTTGCCTCTGCGTCTGAAGCGGCTGCCCTGCAGTACCTGGCTCCTTACGCCGGCTGCTCCATGGGTGAGTACTTCCGTGACCGCGGTGAAGATGCACTGATCATCTATGACGACCTGTCCAAGCAGGCCGTTGCCTATCGCCAGATCTCCCTGCTGCTGCGCCGTCCGCCTGGACGTGAAGCTTACCCGGGTGACGTCTTCTATCTGCACTCCCGTCTGCTGGAGCGTGCTGCTCGTGTCAACGCCGAGTACGTAGAGAAGTTCACCAATGGCGAAGTGAAAGGCCAGACCGGTTCCCTGACCGCCCTGCCGATCATCGAAACCCAGGCCGGTGACGTGTCAGCGTTCGTTCCGACCAACGTGATCTCCATCACCGATGGTCAGATCTTCCTGACCTCCCAGCTGTTCAACTCCGGTATTCGTCCGGCGGTTGACCCGGGTATCTCCGTATCCCGTGTGGGCGGTGCCGCTCAGACCAAGATCGTGAAGAAACTGTCCGGTGGTATTCGTACCGCACTGGCTCAGTATCGTGAGCTGGCGGCTTTCGCCCAGTTCTCTTCCGACCTGGACGACGCGACTCGCAAGCAGCTGGATCACGGTCAGAAAGTAACCGAGCTGATGAAGCAGAAGCAGTACTCCCCGATGAGCGTAGCTCAGCAGGCACTGGTGCTGTTCGCTGCCGAGAAGGGTTATCTCGCCGATGTCGAACTGAACAAGATCGTCGACTTCGAAGCCGCTCTGCTCTCTTACGCCAATACCCAGCATGGTTCGCTGATGGCTGACATCAATGCCAAGGCCGACTACAACGACGAGATCGTTGGCAAGCTGACTGCGTTGCTGGATGACTTCAAGGCAACCCAGACCTGGTAA
- the atpE gene encoding F0F1 ATP synthase subunit C, whose product MENLNMDLLYIAAAMMMGLAAIGASIGIGILGGKFLEGAARQPDLIPVLRTQFFIVMGLVDAIPMIAVGLGLYVMFAVA is encoded by the coding sequence ATGGAAAACTTGAACATGGACCTGCTGTACATCGCTGCTGCAATGATGATGGGTCTGGCGGCTATCGGCGCCTCCATCGGTATCGGTATCCTGGGTGGCAAGTTCCTGGAAGGTGCAGCTCGTCAGCCTGACCTGATCCCTGTTCTGCGTACCCAGTTCTTCATCGTGATGGGTCTGGTGGATGCGATCCCGATGATCGCCGTTGGTCTGGGTCTGTATGTGATGTTTGCGGTTGCCTAA
- a CDS encoding ATP synthase subunit I, protein MFRGRLVKQKRALEGLTLAMAMLVCQLILILAISTVWFYLEGPFAGQSSLYGGGMYWVPQALFTLWVLRRKVTKESVGLVLGDFYGGAGIKLVTTAGLFALVFGSGIEVNTVSFFATYILALVVQWIVSFTLNNHY, encoded by the coding sequence ATGTTCAGGGGTAGGTTGGTGAAACAGAAAAGAGCCTTGGAAGGTTTGACGCTAGCCATGGCTATGCTCGTTTGTCAGCTCATCCTGATCCTGGCGATCAGTACCGTCTGGTTTTATCTGGAGGGTCCGTTCGCCGGACAATCCTCTCTCTACGGAGGGGGGATGTACTGGGTTCCTCAGGCTCTGTTCACGCTCTGGGTTCTGCGCCGCAAGGTGACGAAGGAGAGTGTGGGCCTGGTGTTGGGGGACTTTTATGGTGGGGCAGGGATTAAGCTCGTTACTACAGCAGGACTTTTCGCCCTGGTGTTTGGCTCCGGGATCGAGGTCAACACAGTCTCGTTCTTCGCCACTTATATCCTCGCCCTCGTTGTACAGTGGATAGTTTCATTCACGCTTAACAACCACTATTAG
- a CDS encoding ParA family protein — protein sequence MGKVIAIANQKGGVGKTTTCVNLAASMAATRRKVLVIDLDPQGNATMGSGVDKYEVERTAYELLIDDAPIGEVIIPETSGGYHLIAANADVTAAEIRLMEFFAREIRLRNALASVRDKYDYVFIDCPPSLNMLTVNAMAAADSVLVPMQCEYYALEGLTALVDTISKLAAVVNPELKIEGVLRTMFDHRNRLANDVSDQLKQHFGDRVYRTIIPRNVRLAEAPSFGAPAMHYDKSSVGAKAYLALAGEILRRQEQECQPITADRESL from the coding sequence GTGGGAAAAGTCATTGCCATAGCCAACCAGAAGGGTGGAGTGGGGAAAACCACCACCTGTGTGAATCTGGCCGCCTCCATGGCCGCTACCCGGCGCAAGGTGCTGGTGATCGATCTGGATCCGCAGGGCAATGCCACCATGGGCAGCGGGGTCGACAAGTACGAAGTCGAACGCACCGCCTATGAACTGCTGATCGACGATGCTCCCATCGGCGAGGTGATCATTCCCGAGACCTCGGGGGGCTATCACCTCATCGCCGCCAATGCCGACGTCACGGCGGCCGAAATCCGCCTGATGGAATTCTTTGCCCGCGAGATCCGCCTGCGCAACGCGCTGGCCTCGGTGCGGGACAAATACGACTACGTCTTCATCGATTGCCCCCCTTCTCTCAACATGCTGACCGTCAACGCAATGGCCGCCGCCGACTCCGTGCTGGTGCCCATGCAGTGCGAGTACTACGCGCTGGAAGGGCTCACCGCCCTGGTGGATACCATCAGCAAACTGGCCGCCGTGGTGAATCCCGAGCTGAAGATCGAGGGGGTGCTGCGCACCATGTTCGATCACCGCAACCGCCTGGCCAATGATGTGTCCGATCAGCTGAAACAGCATTTTGGCGACCGGGTCTATCGCACCATCATTCCTCGCAACGTACGACTGGCGGAGGCGCCGAGCTTCGGTGCGCCGGCCATGCACTATGACAAATCATCGGTGGGGGCCAAGGCCTATCTGGCGCTGGCAGGCGAGATCCTGCGCCGCCAGGAGCAGGAGTGCCAGCCGATCACCGCAGACCGAGAGAGCCTATGA
- the atpB gene encoding F0F1 ATP synthase subunit A, producing MSATGEVLTPQGYISHHLTHLQVGSGFWTVNIDSMIFSVVLGALFIWLFRSVAVKATSGVPGKLQCFVEMLVEFVNGNVKDIFHGRNKVIAPLALTVFVWIFLMNLMDLIPVDFIPHAAQLMGVPYLRVVPSADVNITMSMALGVFFLILYYSIKVKGISGFVKELTLQPFNHPAAIPVNFILETVTLISKPVSLGLRLFGNMYAGELIFILIAGLLPWWSQWILSVPWAIFHILIITLQAFIFMVLTIVYLSMAQEDH from the coding sequence ATGTCTGCAACCGGAGAAGTCCTGACTCCTCAGGGATATATCTCCCACCACCTGACCCATCTGCAAGTAGGGTCCGGGTTCTGGACGGTGAATATCGACTCAATGATATTTTCCGTCGTGCTAGGCGCCCTGTTTATCTGGTTGTTCCGCAGTGTGGCCGTCAAGGCTACCAGCGGTGTGCCCGGTAAGCTGCAGTGCTTTGTGGAGATGCTGGTCGAGTTTGTGAATGGTAACGTCAAAGACATCTTTCATGGTCGCAACAAGGTCATCGCACCTCTGGCCCTGACGGTGTTTGTGTGGATCTTCCTGATGAACCTGATGGATCTGATCCCCGTTGACTTTATCCCTCACGCTGCACAGTTGATGGGTGTTCCCTATCTGCGTGTGGTTCCCTCTGCTGACGTTAACATCACCATGTCCATGGCTTTGGGCGTGTTCTTCTTGATCCTGTATTACAGCATCAAGGTCAAGGGTATCAGCGGGTTCGTGAAGGAGCTGACGCTTCAGCCTTTCAATCACCCGGCTGCCATCCCGGTTAACTTCATCCTTGAAACCGTCACGTTGATTTCCAAGCCTGTTTCATTGGGTCTGCGACTGTTCGGCAACATGTATGCTGGCGAACTGATCTTTATCCTGATTGCGGGTTTGTTACCCTGGTGGTCACAGTGGATCCTGTCCGTGCCTTGGGCAATTTTCCACATCCTGATCATCACTTTGCAGGCGTTTATCTTCATGGTTCTGACCATCGTCTATCTGTCGATGGCACAAGAAGACCATTGA
- a CDS encoding ParB/RepB/Spo0J family partition protein, with amino-acid sequence MTPKKRGLGKGLDALLSTSTAARQKQVMSDQRTEQAMAPTNQGELRKLPVEWLQSGKYQPRKDMSQDALEDLANSIRAQGVIQPIVVRAIGENRFEIIAGERRWRASQLARLEVVPCLVKDVPDEAAVAIALIENIQREDLNAIEEAVALQRLLTEFELTHQQVAEAVGKSRTTVTNLLRLNQLNEDVKRFVEHGDLDMGHARALLALSGSAQSELAKLVAQKGLTVRDTEKLVQKTLEPAKTKVEPVRDPQFGYIERQISEKIGNQVQLQQGKQDSGKLVISYDNLADLDRILCYFGLSES; translated from the coding sequence ATGACTCCGAAGAAACGTGGACTGGGCAAGGGACTGGATGCCCTGCTCAGCACCAGCACGGCCGCTCGCCAGAAACAGGTGATGAGCGATCAGCGTACCGAGCAGGCCATGGCCCCCACCAACCAGGGTGAGCTGCGCAAGCTGCCGGTGGAGTGGTTGCAGTCCGGCAAGTACCAGCCGCGAAAGGATATGTCGCAGGATGCGCTGGAGGATCTGGCCAACTCCATCCGGGCACAGGGAGTGATCCAACCCATCGTCGTCCGTGCGATCGGGGAGAACCGCTTCGAGATCATCGCTGGTGAACGGCGCTGGCGTGCTTCCCAGCTCGCCAGGCTCGAGGTCGTCCCTTGCCTGGTCAAGGACGTACCTGACGAAGCGGCTGTGGCCATCGCGCTGATTGAGAATATCCAGCGCGAAGACCTCAACGCCATCGAAGAGGCGGTTGCCCTGCAGCGGCTGCTGACCGAGTTTGAATTGACCCATCAGCAGGTCGCCGAGGCGGTGGGCAAGTCCCGCACCACGGTAACCAACCTGCTGCGGCTCAATCAGCTCAACGAAGACGTGAAGCGTTTCGTCGAGCACGGGGATCTCGACATGGGCCATGCCCGCGCCCTGTTGGCGCTGAGCGGTTCGGCCCAGTCCGAACTGGCCAAACTGGTGGCCCAGAAGGGGCTGACCGTGCGAGATACCGAGAAACTGGTGCAAAAGACCCTGGAACCGGCAAAAACCAAGGTTGAGCCCGTCCGTGATCCTCAATTTGGTTACATCGAGCGCCAGATTTCAGAAAAAATTGGTAATCAGGTGCAACTTCAGCAGGGTAAGCAGGATAGCGGCAAGTTAGTAATAAGTTACGATAACTTAGCGGATTTGGACCGTATACTGTGCTATTTCGGCCTGTCAGAATCGTGA
- the rsmG gene encoding 16S rRNA (guanine(527)-N(7))-methyltransferase RsmG, which yields MLERLNGLLMQAGIVITDTQKSQLVRLVELLHKWNKAYNLTSVREPDAMLVKHILDSLVVSPHLKGERFIDVGTGPGLPGLPLAIINPDKQFVLLDSLGKRINFIRQVILELGLTNVTPVKSRVEEYQPETGFDGVLSRAFASLEDMLGWCHHLPSADGGFLALKGQFPEQELDQLPASIQLVATHKLVVPELDGERHLLEFKAIQPE from the coding sequence ATGCTGGAAAGACTGAACGGCCTGCTCATGCAGGCCGGTATTGTTATCACTGATACCCAAAAGAGTCAGTTGGTTCGTCTGGTCGAGTTGCTGCACAAGTGGAACAAGGCTTACAATCTCACCTCGGTGCGCGAGCCGGACGCCATGCTGGTCAAGCACATTCTCGACAGCCTGGTGGTGAGCCCCCACCTCAAGGGTGAACGTTTCATCGATGTGGGCACGGGTCCCGGTCTGCCGGGACTGCCGCTCGCCATCATCAATCCGGACAAGCAGTTCGTGCTGCTCGACAGCTTGGGCAAGCGGATCAACTTCATCCGTCAGGTAATCCTGGAGCTGGGGCTGACCAATGTGACGCCGGTCAAATCCCGGGTCGAGGAGTATCAGCCCGAGACCGGATTTGATGGGGTACTGAGCCGGGCCTTCGCCTCGCTGGAGGACATGCTGGGTTGGTGTCATCATCTGCCCTCGGCAGACGGCGGCTTCCTGGCGCTCAAGGGGCAATTCCCCGAGCAGGAGCTGGACCAGTTGCCCGCCAGCATTCAACTGGTCGCCACCCATAAGCTGGTGGTGCCGGAGCTGGACGGCGAGCGCCATCTGCTGGAGTTTAAAGCCATTCAGCCCGAATAG
- the atpH gene encoding F0F1 ATP synthase subunit delta, with the protein MSELTTIARPYAKAAFEFAVEHKAVDQWLGMLGFAAEVVKNETIHNLVNGSVAAEELAKLFVSVCGEQLDEHGQNLIRVMAENGRLGVLPAVVAEFVALKAELDKEVQADVISAIELTDQQKANIQASLEQRLARKVKLNCSTDASLMAGVLIKAGDLVIDGTVRGKLDRMADALQS; encoded by the coding sequence ATGTCTGAACTGACTACAATCGCTCGCCCCTACGCCAAGGCTGCTTTCGAGTTTGCCGTTGAGCACAAGGCGGTTGACCAGTGGCTGGGGATGCTCGGCTTCGCTGCGGAAGTAGTGAAGAACGAGACCATCCACAACCTGGTAAACGGCTCTGTGGCTGCCGAAGAGCTTGCAAAATTGTTTGTGAGCGTCTGCGGTGAGCAGCTCGACGAGCATGGTCAGAACCTGATCCGGGTGATGGCCGAGAATGGTCGCTTGGGTGTGCTGCCGGCGGTCGTTGCTGAATTTGTAGCGCTCAAGGCTGAACTGGACAAAGAAGTTCAGGCTGACGTGATTTCGGCGATCGAACTGACCGACCAGCAGAAAGCCAATATTCAGGCTTCTCTGGAACAACGTCTCGCGCGCAAAGTGAAGCTGAATTGCAGCACCGATGCGTCCTTGATGGCCGGGGTGCTCATCAAGGCCGGTGATCTGGTTATCGACGGTACTGTCCGCGGTAAGCTGGATCGCATGGCCGATGCGCTGCAATCTTGA